In one Tessaracoccus palaemonis genomic region, the following are encoded:
- a CDS encoding FeoA family protein, which translates to MTLVEQFAARRCTTPEELAGEPTRSLDALAVGEGSTVVGFEGDDVVVRRLFDLGFVPGVEVLRLRRAPLGDPIMFRVGGSEIVLRKAQAQLVKVAAS; encoded by the coding sequence ATGACGCTTGTGGAACAGTTCGCCGCCAGGCGATGCACGACACCAGAAGAGCTTGCCGGTGAACCGACCCGCTCCCTTGACGCTCTCGCCGTCGGCGAAGGTTCGACGGTCGTCGGTTTCGAGGGCGACGACGTCGTCGTCCGACGGCTCTTCGACCTGGGCTTCGTGCCCGGCGTCGAGGTCCTCCGGCTCCGCCGCGCTCCGCTCGGCGACCCGATCATGTTCCGCGTCGGCGGATCCGAAATCGTCCTGCGCAAGGCGCAGGCACAGCTGGTGAAGGTGGCCGCGTCATGA
- a CDS encoding cation diffusion facilitator family transporter, which translates to MTVIIAFIANVLVAVAKTIAAAITGSAAMVAEAAHSWADAGNEIFLLVADKQAERPKDRAHPFGYGRASFVWSLIAAFGIFTAGAIVSITHGVSELRDPQPVESPAIAYAVLGIAAILEGISFTQALMESRRLARIRGRGTFDYVLDTSDTTLRAVFFEDAAALVGLVIAGGSILLHQITGNAMWDAIGSILVGVLLGIVALLLIQRNFIFLLGTSVPAELRNAAGWSILHSPGVSRVTYLHIEFVGPNRLFLVAEVDLTGDDVEHDVARRLRDIERSIAQHQLIEAVTLSLSVDDEASLEFTQPTTKAAALLASFDFPAAQA; encoded by the coding sequence GTGACAGTCATCATCGCCTTCATCGCGAACGTGTTGGTCGCGGTCGCCAAGACCATCGCGGCGGCCATCACGGGGTCGGCCGCCATGGTCGCCGAGGCGGCCCACTCCTGGGCGGATGCCGGCAATGAGATCTTCCTTCTCGTGGCCGACAAGCAGGCCGAGCGACCCAAGGACCGCGCGCACCCCTTCGGCTACGGGCGCGCATCGTTCGTCTGGAGCCTCATCGCCGCCTTCGGCATCTTCACCGCCGGTGCGATCGTCTCGATCACCCACGGCGTCTCCGAGCTGCGCGACCCGCAGCCGGTCGAGAGTCCCGCCATCGCGTATGCAGTCCTCGGCATCGCGGCGATCCTCGAGGGCATCTCGTTCACGCAGGCGCTGATGGAGTCGAGACGTCTGGCGAGAATCCGCGGGCGCGGCACATTCGACTACGTGCTCGACACCTCCGACACCACGCTGCGCGCGGTGTTCTTCGAGGACGCCGCTGCGCTCGTCGGTCTTGTAATCGCGGGCGGCTCGATTCTCCTGCACCAGATCACCGGTAACGCGATGTGGGACGCCATCGGCTCCATCCTCGTCGGCGTGCTGCTCGGGATCGTCGCCCTGCTGCTGATCCAGCGCAACTTCATCTTCCTGCTCGGAACGAGCGTCCCGGCAGAGCTGCGCAACGCGGCCGGCTGGTCCATCCTGCACTCGCCCGGGGTCTCCCGCGTCACCTACCTGCACATCGAGTTCGTGGGGCCGAACCGGCTGTTCCTGGTCGCCGAGGTCGACCTCACCGGCGACGACGTGGAGCACGACGTCGCTCGCCGGCTGCGCGACATCGAGCGCAGCATCGCCCAGCATCAGCTGATCGAGGCCGTGACGCTGTCGCTCTCGGTCGACGACGAGGCGTCACTGGAGTTCACGCAGCCGACGACGAAGGCCGCGGCGCTGCTTGCCAGCTTCGACTTCCCCGCCGCGCAGGCCTGA
- a CDS encoding SIR2 family NAD-dependent protein deacylase, which translates to MVKTLDDAERIVILSGAGLSTAAGIPDFRGPEGLWTRDPYAELVSTLSWYLRDEDVRKAAWRRRADPAAWAARPTRAHRAIVELERQGRLRAIVTQNTDGLHQLAGSSPELVHEVHGSMRTWRCEMCGRTGPMEEMVDRVHAGEKDPRCPFCGGVTRATVILFEEVLDPAVLEASVAAVEDCDAMVAVGTTLGVYPVAGLFPLALEHGALGVIANASETAFDDEADEVVRGRLDDTLPALLGTPDVQ; encoded by the coding sequence ATGGTGAAAACGCTGGACGACGCGGAGCGCATCGTCATCCTGAGCGGCGCAGGGCTGTCGACGGCGGCCGGCATCCCCGACTTCCGCGGTCCAGAGGGTCTGTGGACCCGCGACCCGTACGCGGAGCTTGTGTCGACGCTGTCGTGGTACCTGCGCGACGAGGACGTACGCAAGGCGGCGTGGCGCCGTCGGGCCGACCCGGCCGCGTGGGCCGCCCGCCCGACGAGGGCCCACAGGGCGATCGTCGAGCTGGAGCGGCAGGGCAGGCTGCGGGCGATCGTGACGCAGAACACCGACGGGCTGCACCAGCTCGCGGGCTCGTCTCCGGAACTGGTGCACGAGGTGCACGGCTCGATGCGGACATGGCGGTGCGAGATGTGCGGCCGGACGGGGCCGATGGAGGAGATGGTGGATCGGGTCCACGCCGGCGAGAAGGACCCGCGCTGCCCGTTCTGCGGCGGAGTCACCCGGGCGACGGTGATCCTGTTCGAGGAGGTGCTCGATCCCGCCGTGCTGGAGGCGAGCGTCGCGGCGGTGGAGGACTGCGACGCGATGGTCGCGGTGGGCACGACGCTGGGCGTCTACCCCGTCGCAGGCCTGTTCCCGCTCGCGCTGGAGCACGGGGCCCTCGGGGTCATCGCGAACGCGTCGGAGACGGCCTTCGACGACGAGGCCGACGAGGTGGTCCGCGGCCGGCTCGAC